The Micromonospora sp. NBC_00421 DNA window CCTCGTCCATCGGCCGGATCGTCGGCGCGGCCGGCAGGTCGGCCACCGCCATCCACTGCACGACGGTGGGTTGGCCGAGGCGGTTGGCGTAGACCCCCTGGATCAGGAACGTCGGCGCGGTGACCTCGGCGGTGAGCACCGGTGCCTGCTGGCGGCCCAGCCGGATCAGTACCTTGTCGACCAGCCAGTCGACCATCGGGTGCACGTCGCTGAGGAAGGCGATCTCCGGCCACGTCGGCGTCTTGCTCTGCCGGGCCTGGTCGAGCTTGCGTTGGGCCAGCCGGCGATCGAAGGTGACCTTCAACCGCAGGTTCTCGCCCTCCCGGTGGGCGCGCAGGTAGGAGCGGGGCAGGTCGGTGAGCCGGTGCACCAGGTCGTCGGGGGCGAGGAAGGTCAGCAGCTCGTCCTCGCGGCGCAGGTCGAGGTGGTCCTCCGGCCGGTCCTCGTAGACCTCGGCGAGGGCGGCGTCGACGAAGTCCCGGGTCGAGTCGAACAGCTTCGGCACCCGGGCGCGGGGGACGTCCGCCGCCACGGGGGCGGTGCCCACCTCACCGAACAGGTCGGCCATCACGTCGATCTCGGCGTGCGCGGCGTCGTAGGACTCGTCCACCGTCTTTCCGGCGAGCAGGTCCCGGACCAGGCGGTCCTCCTCGGCCTTGGCGTCATACCGGCCGGTGACCGCCTCGACGCTGCCCAGGCTGCGGTGTGCGGTCTCCTCGCGCCGCAGCAGCTTCTCGGCGACCGTCCGGTCGTCCTTGGCGTCCGGGCGGTCGGAGGTGAGGATCAGCGCCCGGAACTGCGGCTGGTGCTGCTGCCCGTAGCGGTCGACACGCCCGTTGCGTTGCTCGATTCGGATCAGACTCCACGGGATGTCGTAGTGGAACAGGTGGTGGCACTGCCGGTGCAGGTTGACCCCCTCGGAGGCGACGTCCCCGGTGAACAGCAGCCTGACCTCGCTGCCGGCCAGCTCGAACTCCTGCAGGATCGTCTGTTCGTCCTTGTCGGCCACCCCGCCGTGCAGCACCCGGATCGCGCCCGGCCTGAGGCCGAGCATCCCGGGCACCACGTCGGCGAGCCACTTGATGGTCGGCACCCGCTCGGAGAAGACCACCGCCCGGGTGTCGCTGCCCCGCCCGACGCCGATCTCCCTCAGCGCGTCGACCAACCGGCGCAGCTTGCTGGAATCCCGGTCGGTCATCGCCGTGGTCAGCTCCGCCAGCCGGTCCAGCGCCGCCCGCTCGGTGCCGGTGGCCTTCTTCCGCCGGTTGGTCACCGTCTCGTGCAACGCCCGGTGCGACGACAGGAACGACTTCAGCAGGGTGTACGGGAAGAGCCGGTGCTGGCCGGTGATCGCCTCGTCGGTCCACCTGCGGGCCAACCACACGTCGGTCAGCTCGCCGAAGATCTGCTCCTCGATCGGGCTCGCCGGGCAGTGCAGGGCCTGCGACGGTCCCCGGTCGGCCCACTTGTCGCCGATCTGGTCGCGTACCTCCGGGCTGATCTTCGTACGGCGCAGGTAGAGGTGCGCGATGTCGCTTGCCTGGTAGTCCTTCTCGTTGGCGATCGCCGCCGGGTCGAGCAACGAGATCAACCGGGCGAAGGACTCCTTGTCGCCGTTATGCGGGGTGGCGCTGGCCAACAGCAACGCGTCAGTCTTGGCGGCCAGCCGGCGGGCCAGCTCGTTGCGCTGGGTGCCCTTGTTGATCAGGTTGTGCGACTCGTCGATGACCACCGCGTCCCAGGTGGTGGCCTCCAGGTGATGGCCGAACTGGCCGGCGTCCTTGAGGGTGTCCACCGAGATGATGGCCCGCTTGAAGTAGGTGAACGGGTTACGCCCGGCCGGAATCTCCTGCTGGATCCGCTGGATGCCTGTCGAGTCGAGCCTGACCAGCGGGATCGCGAACCGGGTCCACAGCTCCCGCTGGAACTGTTCGAGGACCTGCTGCGGCGACACCACCAGGATGCGGTCGCCCCGACCCCGGCGGATCAGCTCGGCGAGGATCAGCCCGACCTCCAGGGTCTTGCCCAACCCCACCACGTCGGCCAACAGGATCCGGGGCCGCAGCCCGGCCAACGCCAGCTCGACGGGCCGCTGCTGGTAGGGCAACGGGTCCAACAGGAACCGGTCGGCCAGCGCCAACCCCCGCTCGGTACGCGGCAACGGCGTACGCCGCAGCACCGCCTCCAGGAAGAGCCGGCTCTGCCGGAACCGCGACGAGGCGTCCTGGACGAGTTCCGTCTCCTCCGGCACCAGCGGGGTGATGTCTTCGAGCGCGGTGAAGAAGGTCGCCTCGACGTCCTGCACGAACTCGGACACGCCGACGGCCTTCACCATCGTGCCGTCCGCGGTGCCGGTCCGGACGCTGCGGATCAGCCACTCCTCGTCCCGCACGACGATGCGGGAACCCGGGGCGAAGGTGGCGACCTGGGGGGTGGTCATCGGTGGAGCCTTCCTACAGGGTCGAGCGGCGGGCGTACTGACGGCGCATCTTGTCGACCAGCCACGTGACGTCCGATCGGCCGGTGTCCGGCCGCTCGGGGTCGACTTCCGTCGATGTCGTTGCGGGCACCACGACGCGGTCGCCCTCGGTGACCGCGCCGCCCTCCGGGTCCTGCCTCGGGTCGTCAAGATCCGGCGGGACCAGCAGCTCGGTCTCCCCGTCGTAGGTGAGCGCGGCCAGCTCCTGTCGCAGGGCGTGGACGCTCCGGCCGCTGGTGGCGGTGGCGACGGCCAGCAGCCGGGTGCGGACGTCGTGCAGCCCGGGGCGGGCGGTGGGGTCGAAGGCGAGCATGGTGCCGAGCAGCTGGGCCAGCTCGGCCGGCACGTCCGACAGGTCAGGCAGGTCGCTCGGCTCACTGATCCGCAGCAGCAGGTTCCACGAGTTGGTCGGGGGGTAGAGGCCGTGGCCGGTTAGCGCGAAGACCAACGTCGCGGCCAGCCCGTAGATGTCCACCGCCGCAGTGAGCTCCCGCTCACCCTTGACCTGCTCGGGCGACATGTAGGCGGGGGTGCCGACCAGGGCGCCCGGCTCGGTCAGGTAGGCGTGACGTTCGATCAGAATGGCGAGGCCGAAGTCGATGAGCTTCGGTCCATCCGGGCCGAGGATGATGTTCTGCGGCTTGAGATCGCGGTGCAGCAACTTGACCTGGTGCACCTTGGCGAGGCCCTCGGCGAGCATCGCGCCGGCCAGGGCGGCCAGCGGCAACGGCAACGGTCCCCGCGCGTCGACGTGCTGACGCAGCGTCGCACCGGGAACGTACTCGACGGCCAGCCAGGCCGGATTCGCGTACGGGTCGGCGCCCTCCAGCCGGGCCACCCGGGATCCGTAGACCAGCTTCAAGCTGTCGACCTCGGCGGCGAACCGCTCCCGAACCGTCGGTTCCTCGATGAGGTGCTGTCTGATCACCTTGAGCGCCACCCGCTCGGCAGTCGGCGACACCGCGAAGAACACGTCGCCCATGCCGCCCGAGCCGAGTGGTGTGACGATCTCGTAGCCGCCGATCCTGCCCCGCGCCATCCGGTCCCCTCATCACGCCGACCACCCGCCTCGATCGCTGCCGGGTCGACCTCACGAGTGACGGACGCATGACCGTACAACATGGACGATCATGGGGCCAGCCGTCGAATCGGCGGCACTGCGCCCCCGAGGCGTCGCGACGCCGTCCGGTACAGGCATACGCGCAGCTCAATGCCTTGATCAAATAGTCGCGTGTCCATGATTGGACAGCTGCATCCCTGGTCTGACCTGGGCCGGAACGCCTACCGTTTACCTCATAAAGGGGCATTGATCAGATTCAACCGGCAAGTTGCTTCTGATCACCAAATTTACCCCTTTACTGCCACACCGCCGCACCGCTGCGGCGCCACCCGAAGGAGACACCATGTCCACCGAGTCCGCCAAGCACGCCGACCAGCCCGCCCCGAGCGCCAGTGACATCGCCGAGGCCACCGCGCTTCTGGTCCCCGCCACCTCGGCCGGCATGCCGCCGACCGCGCAGCTCTTCTGGGCTGTGGTCGAGGCCAACGGGGTCCTGAACCGTGGCTTCGGGGTGGTCTCGTCCACCCGCCTCGCCGTGGGGCAGTACCAGGTGGTGTTCACCCACGACCTGACCCGCTCCGCGTACGTGGGGAGCATCGGCCTGACCGGTGCCGTCGGGGCCTCGCCCAGTGGCGAGATCGCGGTGGTCGGCCGGTTCGGCGTGCCGAACGGCGTGTTCGTCCAGACGTTCACCTCGGCGGGTGCCCCCGCCGACCGGGCGTTCCACCTGACGATCTCGTCGTGACGCCGGCGCAGCCAGGTCCCCGTCAC harbors:
- a CDS encoding SNF2-related protein, with translation MTTPQVATFAPGSRIVVRDEEWLIRSVRTGTADGTMVKAVGVSEFVQDVEATFFTALEDITPLVPEETELVQDASSRFRQSRLFLEAVLRRTPLPRTERGLALADRFLLDPLPYQQRPVELALAGLRPRILLADVVGLGKTLEVGLILAELIRRGRGDRILVVSPQQVLEQFQRELWTRFAIPLVRLDSTGIQRIQQEIPAGRNPFTYFKRAIISVDTLKDAGQFGHHLEATTWDAVVIDESHNLINKGTQRNELARRLAAKTDALLLASATPHNGDKESFARLISLLDPAAIANEKDYQASDIAHLYLRRTKISPEVRDQIGDKWADRGPSQALHCPASPIEEQIFGELTDVWLARRWTDEAITGQHRLFPYTLLKSFLSSHRALHETVTNRRKKATGTERAALDRLAELTTAMTDRDSSKLRRLVDALREIGVGRGSDTRAVVFSERVPTIKWLADVVPGMLGLRPGAIRVLHGGVADKDEQTILQEFELAGSEVRLLFTGDVASEGVNLHRQCHHLFHYDIPWSLIRIEQRNGRVDRYGQQHQPQFRALILTSDRPDAKDDRTVAEKLLRREETAHRSLGSVEAVTGRYDAKAEEDRLVRDLLAGKTVDESYDAAHAEIDVMADLFGEVGTAPVAADVPRARVPKLFDSTRDFVDAALAEVYEDRPEDHLDLRREDELLTFLAPDDLVHRLTDLPRSYLRAHREGENLRLKVTFDRRLAQRKLDQARQSKTPTWPEIAFLSDVHPMVDWLVDKVLIRLGRQQAPVLTAEVTAPTFLIQGVYANRLGQPTVVQWMAVADLPAAPTIRPMDEVLREANVGPTMVNRAEPIAIDPLTALLPTAVHAARQHLEGKRADWAEANAEPLRRHRRQLETFQQASLLDELPGAHREKRRRHVDATVQEQHDLLDRLETAGDPLLRVLAVLVPSQGSAA
- a CDS encoding serine/threonine protein kinase; translated protein: MARGRIGGYEIVTPLGSGGMGDVFFAVSPTAERVALKVIRQHLIEEPTVRERFAAEVDSLKLVYGSRVARLEGADPYANPAWLAVEYVPGATLRQHVDARGPLPLPLAALAGAMLAEGLAKVHQVKLLHRDLKPQNIILGPDGPKLIDFGLAILIERHAYLTEPGALVGTPAYMSPEQVKGERELTAAVDIYGLAATLVFALTGHGLYPPTNSWNLLLRISEPSDLPDLSDVPAELAQLLGTMLAFDPTARPGLHDVRTRLLAVATATSGRSVHALRQELAALTYDGETELLVPPDLDDPRQDPEGGAVTEGDRVVVPATTSTEVDPERPDTGRSDVTWLVDKMRRQYARRSTL